ACGCTCGCGCCGATATCGACGGCGAACCCGCGCGCCTCAAGACCACGGTAACCGTCGAACATCCCCGCACGATCATCAGCCGCAACACCTCGCCCGACATCGGCTTCGACCGCTCGATCAATCCCTATCGCGGCTGCGAGCATGGCTGCATCTACTGCTTCGCGCGCCCCAGCCACGCCTATCACGACCTGTCGCCCGGCCTCGATTTCGAGAGCCGCCTGTTCGCCAAGCCCGACGCCGCCGCGCTGCTCCGCACCGAACTGTCCAAGCCCGGCTACCTCGTCGCGCCGATGGCGCTCGGTACCAACACCGACCCCTATCAGCCGATCGAGACCGACTGGCGCATCACTCGCGGCGTCATCGAAGTGCTCGCCGAAACCGATCATCCGCTCGGCATCACCACCAAGTCCGACCGCGTCGTCCGCGACCTCAACCTGCTCGCGCCGATGGCGGCTAAGGGGCTCGTCTCGGTTACGCTCTCGATCACCTCGCTCGACCCGAAGATCGCCGCCACGCTCGAGCCGCGCGCGCCGACCCCCGAGCGCCGGCTGACCGCGGTGCGGCGGCTCGCGGATGCGGGCATCCCCGTCAACGTCTCGATCGCGCCCGTCATCCCCGCGATCACCGACCACGAGATCGAACACCTGGTCGCGCGCGCGGCCGAGGCGGGTGCGCAGCGCGTCTTCTTCCTCCCCGTCCGCCTGCCCTGGGAGGTCGCGCCGCTGTTCCGTGCCTGGCTCGACGCGCATTTCCCCGACCGCGCGGGGAAGGTGATGGCGACAATCCAGTCGCTGCGCGGCGGCCGCGACAACGACGCGGGCTTCTTCACGCGGATGCAGGGCCAGGGCCCCTGGGCCGACCTGATCCGCACGCGCATCGCGATCGCCTGCCGCAAGCACGACATCAATCACGAGCGCGTGCCGCTCCGCCGCGACCTGTTCCGCCCGCCGCGCGGCCCCCAGGGCGAGCTGTTCTAGACGCGCACCAGCATCTTCCCGCGGTTGCCGCCCGAGAACAGTCCCAGGAACGCATCCGGCATCGCGTCGAGCCCGTCATGCACGGTCTCCTCGCGCTTGAGCGTCCCCGCCGCGACCAGCGCGCCCATGTCCCGCACGAAGTCGGCCTGCCGATCCATATAGTCGCTGACGATGAAGCCGCGGATCTGGATCCGGTTGCCGATCAGCCGCGCCAGATAGCGCAGCTCGGTCGCCGCACCGCTGTTGTAGACCTCGATCATTCCACACACGGCAAAGCGCGCGCGCATCCGCGCATGCGCCAGCGCGGCGTCGAGATGCTCGCCGCCGACATTGTCGAAATACACGTCGATACCGTCCGCGCCGACCGTCTTCAGCGCCTCGCCGAGCGCCTTCACGACCGGCACGCCCGCCTTGTAGTCGACCACTGCGTCGGCGCCGAGGCTCCTGACCCAGTCGCACTTGTCCGCGCCGCCGGCCGATCCGATCACGGTCATCCCGCGCGCCTTGGCGATCTGCACCACGGTCGACCCGACCGCGCCCGCCGCCGCCGACACGAACACGACATCGCCACTCTTCGCCGCCGCGACTTCGGTCAGCCCGAAATAGCCGGTCATGCCGGGCATGCCGAGCTGCCCCAGAAATGCCTGCTCGGGCACGTCGATCGCGGGGAGCTTCTGGACCTGCGCGGCCGGGACCACCGCCTCGTCGCGCCAGCCCATCATGTGCTGCACCTTGTCGCCGACCGCGAACCCGTCGGCGTTGCTCTCGACGATCTCGCCGACCGCCCCGCCCTGCATCGGCTCGCCGAGCACGAACGGCGGGACATAGCTCTTCACGTCGTTCATCCGCCCGCGCATATACGGGTCGACCGACAGCCAGCGGTTCGCGATCCGCACCTCGCCCGCGGCCAGCGGACGATCGGGAATCGTGATCATCGCAAAGTCGGTATGCTGCGGCATGCCCTGCGGCCTCGCCTTCAAGCTCCACGCACGTGCCATTATCGAGCTCCATTTCCAGAATTTCCGTGGGCTCGGTATGGCAGGCGCCTTGCGCGTTGCAACCGGGAAGTGCGCCGGACCGCGCCGAATGGGGGTTTATCCCGCCCGCAAAAGTCGGACCCGATATTGCAACCCCGCCACCAAGCCGCTATCGGCATTGCCGGACGCGCGGGGCCGTAGCTCAGATGGGAGAGCGCTGCAATCGCACTGCAGAGGTCAGGGGTTCGATTCCCCTCGGCTCCACCAGCGCATCCTGTTGAATTAACACGCTTTTTGCGATCAGGCGGCGAGTGACGCAATCACGAGCGTATCATTCGCGTATCGCAGATGGGCGGACGTATGCTCCGACAGCGCCTCGAAAAACGCATCCACCTCCCGGATCGCTGCCACGAGATAGTCGGGCGACAGGTGCTCATAATTTCGAGCCGTCGTATCCTGCGCGGCATGTCCCGCCAACGCCATGCGTTGCTCCTTGGGCACGCCGCGCCTTGCAAGCCACGTCAGCATCGTATGGCGCAGCGTCTTCGGCGTCGCGCCGACAATCCCGGCCTCGGCGCATACCGCGTTCCAGACGGTCTTTACCGATCGGGTCTCGCGCTCGAAGTGCGTAGGCCCACCCGGGGTCCGGTTGCGCTCGGCGATCGGCACGCGATACTTAATGAGCTTGCCCACGGTGCCTGAGACCCAAGGGAGAACATGCCGCGCGATCGGGAGCACGGGCCGGCGTTTCCGCAGGTGAACCTTGCCCACAGCATTGAGGTTGATGAGGTTGTTCTCAAGATCGACGTTCTCGTCGTTCAACTCGAGCACCGCCTCTGGACGACCAGCCGTGCCCAATTCGATGACAATGAATGCGATCAGGTGTTCGCGCTCCGGCCGCCCAGAGCACGCGTTCATGATCGCGGCTATCTCCTGCAAGCTCAGCACGCGATCACGCGCCGGAGCCTTTTGCTGTGGAGGGACATCCGCGATGAACGGCGCGTGTTCGAGCTTCTGGTTTTTCCAAGCCCAGTTCAGCGCACCACGCAGCGCCGCAAGATCCCGACTGATCGTATGCCCGCCAGCGCCAGCTTTCGCGCGCTCGGTTCGAAACCGTGCCTGGAAGGACGGCGTGAGATCCGCGACGGTTACTGCCGCACCCAATCGCCCTGCCCTTCGTTCGCCATCAAAGAAGTCCATCCAGTGGACAACCGAAACCGCGTACCTATCGGGCGCTGCGAGCGTCGACACGTGATACTTCAGCCAATCCGCCATGAGGTCTTCGACAAGCGCCTCATCGCGTCGTTGACGCACCGGACGGCTGTGCTCGAGGTAATGAGCGGCTAACGCGTCTTTTGCTGCCGCAGGTGGCCGATCTGCCTCACCTCCTCGAACAGTCGTAGCCTTGCGCCTCGTGACGTCGCCTTCATCTCCGGGACGCCTTTCAAGCCAGCAGATGTTCCAGGTTCCGGTGTCCGGTCGTTGCCAGAGCCAGAACTGTCCAAGTTGTTGTCGTTTGCCGTCGCGTTTACGCATGCTTTCCTCATTTCCTCGGCCTCCATCCGGGCCAGAGCCTGGTAAATTTCGTGCGTCACGAGGATCCGTGCCGCCTCATTCGAGAGGTGCAACTTGCCATCGGGCGTTTTTGCCGCTCGCCGGAGACGTTTCATCAACTCGAAGATCGGATGGTCGCCTGTTACAGGCATGCACATTCGCTCTGCTGCGCGCTCGCAACTAGGCCGCTTGAGGGGCGTCCGTATGGTGCGGCGTAACTCATAGGTCGGGCGGA
This sequence is a window from Sphingomonas ginsenosidivorax. Protein-coding genes within it:
- a CDS encoding PA0069 family radical SAM protein, producing the protein MSKARPVRGATRNHASARFNLPQTEADGDWLDARADIDGEPARLKTTVTVEHPRTIISRNTSPDIGFDRSINPYRGCEHGCIYCFARPSHAYHDLSPGLDFESRLFAKPDAAALLRTELSKPGYLVAPMALGTNTDPYQPIETDWRITRGVIEVLAETDHPLGITTKSDRVVRDLNLLAPMAAKGLVSVTLSITSLDPKIAATLEPRAPTPERRLTAVRRLADAGIPVNVSIAPVIPAITDHEIEHLVARAAEAGAQRVFFLPVRLPWEVAPLFRAWLDAHFPDRAGKVMATIQSLRGGRDNDAGFFTRMQGQGPWADLIRTRIAIACRKHDINHERVPLRRDLFRPPRGPQGELF
- a CDS encoding NADP-dependent oxidoreductase, whose product is MARAWSLKARPQGMPQHTDFAMITIPDRPLAAGEVRIANRWLSVDPYMRGRMNDVKSYVPPFVLGEPMQGGAVGEIVESNADGFAVGDKVQHMMGWRDEAVVPAAQVQKLPAIDVPEQAFLGQLGMPGMTGYFGLTEVAAAKSGDVVFVSAAAGAVGSTVVQIAKARGMTVIGSAGGADKCDWVRSLGADAVVDYKAGVPVVKALGEALKTVGADGIDVYFDNVGGEHLDAALAHARMRARFAVCGMIEVYNSGAATELRYLARLIGNRIQIRGFIVSDYMDRQADFVRDMGALVAAGTLKREETVHDGLDAMPDAFLGLFSGGNRGKMLVRV
- a CDS encoding tyrosine-type recombinase/integrase, with translation MRKRDGKRQQLGQFWLWQRPDTGTWNICWLERRPGDEGDVTRRKATTVRGGEADRPPAAAKDALAAHYLEHSRPVRQRRDEALVEDLMADWLKYHVSTLAAPDRYAVSVVHWMDFFDGERRAGRLGAAVTVADLTPSFQARFRTERAKAGAGGHTISRDLAALRGALNWAWKNQKLEHAPFIADVPPQQKAPARDRVLSLQEIAAIMNACSGRPEREHLIAFIVIELGTAGRPEAVLELNDENVDLENNLINLNAVGKVHLRKRRPVLPIARHVLPWVSGTVGKLIKYRVPIAERNRTPGGPTHFERETRSVKTVWNAVCAEAGIVGATPKTLRHTMLTWLARRGVPKEQRMALAGHAAQDTTARNYEHLSPDYLVAAIREVDAFFEALSEHTSAHLRYANDTLVIASLAA